CTTATTGGCGGAAGGCTTCTTGGGCTTCCCTTTATCCGCGAGATTTCTTTAATGCATGAGATCCTGCACAATTGGTTTGGAAATGGCGTTTACGTGGACTGGGAACAAGGAAACTGGTGCGAAGGATTAGTAACTTACCTTGCGGACCACCGTATTGCCGCCAAAAAAGGCGAAGGAGCGCTTTATCGCCACAGGTTACTTGTTAATTACGAAAGCTATGTTACCCCTGAAAAAGACTTTCCCCTGAAAGATTTTAGGGGGCGTTATGACCGCGCCTCACAAGCTATCGGTTATGGCAAAGGTGCCCTTTTCTTCCACATGCTGCGCAAGCGCCTGGGTGATGATGATTTTTTCGATTCTTTAAAGCAATTTTACGCCAAAAATTTATTTTCATACGCCTCCTGGGATGACCTGAAAGATGCCTTTGAAAAAGAAAGCAACACCAACCTTGATTCTTTTTTTAAACAGTGGCTTAAAAGGGCTGGCCTTCCTCGCATAAATCTTATTTCCGAAAGAACCATCCCCTTGAAGAAAGACACATATCTGGTGGGGCTTTCTTTAACACAGGAGCTTCCTTACTACGAATTAAGACTTCCCGTAAAAGTTGTCTCTGACAGAGAAGAGAAAAAGATAATGGTCCATCTCTCGGGGCCGCGCACCCGTGTCGACGTTGAAATCAAAGGTAAGCCCCAATTCGCTATCCTTGACGAAGACTACGACCTTGCAAGACACCTTCATGAAAAAGAATTTCCCCCTGTCATAGCAAGACTTTTGGGCCAGGAGGGATATCTTAGCCTTGCATCTGAAGAAAAAAAGTCCCTTTATGAGCCCCTTGTCTCGTTTTTTGAGAAAAGGGGCTATCGTCTTGAAAAAAGGCTCATTTCTCCAGAAGAAGTTTCCCAAAACATTCTCTATCTTGGCAAAGTCCCGTCTAAAATAAAAAATTTGTTTCCTAAGGGGTCAGGAAATTTTTGTCTAATGACCCGGGAAAACCCCTTAAAACCCAAAAAGGTTATGGGGTTAGTTAAAACAAACTCAAGCCAAGAAATAAAAGCTGTTTTGCCCAAACTCGAACATCTTGGTCGTTATCAGGGAATCTGTGCTAGTAAAGGGAAGATAATTCAAAAAATTGAACCAAAATTTGAAAGGGGAATCAGAGTGAAGCTCTCTCACGATGTGCGTGGCATCTCTTTGAATGATCTTTATTCCCTCGAGACAGTAGCAAGGGCTGTCTCACTAAATAAAGTGATTTTCCTTGGGGAAAGACACGATCGCTACGAAGAACACCTGGCTCAACTAGAAATCATTAAATGGCTTAATGAAAACGGCCACAAGATTGCCATCGGGCTTGAAATGTTTCAGCGCCCCTTTCAAAAATGGCTTGATGATTACATATCCGGCAAGATTGACGAAGAAGAATTTTTGCGCGGAACGGAATATTTTAAGCGCTGGGGTTTTAATTGGAAACTCTATAAGCCCATTATCGACTATGCCCGTGAACACCGAATACCACTAGTGGCCCTTAACATGCGTGCCGAAATTACAAACAAGATTGCCAAAGGAGGATTAGAATCTCTTTCTCCCAAAGAAAAAGCCTTGATTCCAGAAATAGATCGCTCAAACCTTGCTTATCGTGAATTCTTGCGCTTTGTTTTTGAAAGCCACCAAAACCAACAAAACGAAATCAAAGACTTTGATAGCTTTTTTGAGGCCCAGCTTGTCTGGGACGAAACCATGGCCTCAAGCATTGTTTCCTACTTAAAGCTCCATCCAGACCGCCAGATGGTCGTTATCGTAGGAAGGGGCCACGTAGTTTATGGTTACGGCATTCCTTCTCGTATCGCAAGGCGTGGTATTTCTGACTATGCTATTGTGCTTATGGGTCCAGACGAATATCTCGCCCCTGGCATGGGAGATTACGTACTTTTCCCCCA
The DNA window shown above is from Thermodesulfatator atlanticus DSM 21156 and carries:
- a CDS encoding ChaN family lipoprotein; translated protein: MLKNIAGKTLLLILLISLSSFPLYASQEKEGLKDLARVKVKASFNIKAGEITGKAVIALPSQKATLINVSGLNVKKISLSGKTIKPALENGHFRVFSTKAKQILEISFSARFVSLPNIISPKAILLTGNWFPSVEGLAYYDLHVFLPKNFKAIAPADQIRVKHKKEAYYHFIFEHPQEAPPLVAAPFHLYEEKSGNITYAVYLLKKDEKLAQAYLKKSQEVIKEYQKLLGPYPYQRFAVVENYYQTGYAYPTFTLIGGRLLGLPFIREISLMHEILHNWFGNGVYVDWEQGNWCEGLVTYLADHRIAAKKGEGALYRHRLLVNYESYVTPEKDFPLKDFRGRYDRASQAIGYGKGALFFHMLRKRLGDDDFFDSLKQFYAKNLFSYASWDDLKDAFEKESNTNLDSFFKQWLKRAGLPRINLISERTIPLKKDTYLVGLSLTQELPYYELRLPVKVVSDREEKKIMVHLSGPRTRVDVEIKGKPQFAILDEDYDLARHLHEKEFPPVIARLLGQEGYLSLASEEKKSLYEPLVSFFEKRGYRLEKRLISPEEVSQNILYLGKVPSKIKNLFPKGSGNFCLMTRENPLKPKKVMGLVKTNSSQEIKAVLPKLEHLGRYQGICASKGKIIQKIEPKFERGIRVKLSHDVRGISLNDLYSLETVARAVSLNKVIFLGERHDRYEEHLAQLEIIKWLNENGHKIAIGLEMFQRPFQKWLDDYISGKIDEEEFLRGTEYFKRWGFNWKLYKPIIDYAREHRIPLVALNMRAEITNKIAKGGLESLSPKEKALIPEIDRSNLAYREFLRFVFESHQNQQNEIKDFDSFFEAQLVWDETMASSIVSYLKLHPDRQMVVIVGRGHVVYGYGIPSRIARRGISDYAIVLMGPDEYLAPGMGDYVLFPQPVKPPFEAKLGVLVEETKEGLKVRKVFPGTPAEKGGLKEKDIIIQADGKPIKNLADLKIILSTKNPGDKIKLVIKRNNKQKVLELEIFPAKRTSPHRNPHKK